TCGGATCAGAAGGGAACCGCATGTCCGCGACCACTCCAGAATCGGATGTCCACGAGCTCATCATCATCGGCTCCGGACCCGCTGGGTACACCGCGGCGGTCTACGCGGCCCGCGCTCAGCTGAAACCGATCGTGTTCGAGGGCACCCAGTTCGGCGGCGCCTTGATGACCACCACTGAGGTCGAGAACTACCCCGGCTTCCGCGAGGGCATCATGGGACCGGACCTCATGGAGCAGATGCGCGAACAGGCCATTCGCTTCGGCGCCGATCTGCGGACCGAGGACGTCGATGAGGTGTCCCTGCAGGGCCCTGTGAAGTCCGTGACCGTCGGTGACGAGGTTTACCACGCACGGGCCGTCATCCTGGCCATGGGCGCCGCACCGCGGTACCTCGGTGTTCCCGGCGAGGACACCCTGCTCGGCCGGGGAGTGAGTTCCTGTGCCACCTGCGACGGCTTCTTCTTCAAGGACCAAGACATCGCCGTCATCGGCGGCGGAGACTCCGCCATGGAAGAAGCGACATTCCTCACACGCTTTGCCCGCAGTGTGACGCTCATCCACCGCCGCGAAGAATTCCGCGCCTCCAAGATCATGCTGGAGCGCGCCTATGCAGACCCCAAGATCAAGGTCCTGACCAACACCAAGATCGTCGGGGTCGAGGGCACCGACTCGGTGACCGGACTGAAGCTGGAGGACACCGCGACCGGCGAGTCCTCCCAACTCCCGGTCACCGGGATGTTCGTCGCCGTCGGCCATGACCCCCGTAGCGAACTTGTGCGCGATGTCGTCGACGTCGACCCCGACGGGTACGTACTGGTTCGCGACCGCAGCACCTACACCTCGTTGGAGGGTGTCTTCGCCGCAGGCGACCTCGTGGACCGCACCTACCGCCAAGCCGTCACTGCCGCCGGAAGTGGTTGTGCCGCAGCCATTGACGCCGAGCG
The nucleotide sequence above comes from Mycobacteroides saopaulense. Encoded proteins:
- the trxB gene encoding thioredoxin-disulfide reductase produces the protein MSATTPESDVHELIIIGSGPAGYTAAVYAARAQLKPIVFEGTQFGGALMTTTEVENYPGFREGIMGPDLMEQMREQAIRFGADLRTEDVDEVSLQGPVKSVTVGDEVYHARAVILAMGAAPRYLGVPGEDTLLGRGVSSCATCDGFFFKDQDIAVIGGGDSAMEEATFLTRFARSVTLIHRREEFRASKIMLERAYADPKIKVLTNTKIVGVEGTDSVTGLKLEDTATGESSQLPVTGMFVAVGHDPRSELVRDVVDVDPDGYVLVRDRSTYTSLEGVFAAGDLVDRTYRQAVTAAGSGCAAAIDAERWLAETAHSQTLVEA